ATAGCTACATCGTATTCGCGATCGCGAATCGTGCCAACCAAGTTACCCCAATCTGCCAGACTGTTACGATCTTTGAAATCAAAAGCCAGTACATCATTAACTGACTTACTGACTCGGTAAGCAGTCTTTGACCGAGGTTCCACGACGACATCTATTTTAGCTTTCGGTAAATTCCGCTTTAGATCGTCTAAAGTCGGAAAGAAAAGAAGTTGATCGCCAATTCCGCCAGGGACAAGGGCTACTATTCGCATAATATATTTTGACGCTCATTCGCTCCTTATTTTAGGGGAATATAGGGATGAAAGATTGGGAATTGGGCAATGGGCAATGGGCAATGGGCAATGGGCAATTGCGTATTGAATAGCTTGTAAAATGTCCCATGCCCCATGCCCCATGCCCATATTAAAATTGAGGAATCTTGTGCATTTACTAATTCCATCTGCGGGTTCGGGAAAAAGAATGGGGAGTAACCGTAATAAACTCCTTCTGATGGTACAGTCGCGTCCTATCATTGCTTGGACTCTCCTAGCGGCTGAGGCTGCAAATCAAATTGAATGGATGGGAATTATCTCCCAGCCCAATGATTGGCAAGACTTTAAAAGGATTATTGCCAGTTTAGATCTCACTAAGCCTGTGGAACTGATTCAAGGAGGTTCTACCCGTCAAGAATCGGTTCACAATGGGTTGCTGGCGTTACCAAGATCTGCAAAACAAGTTTTGATTCATGATGGAGCTAGATGTCTTGTGACACCAGACTTACTTAATAGGTGTGCTGAAGCTATTCGCCATTGCCCTGGTTTGATTGCTGCTATACCAGTTAAGGATACCATTAAGGTGGTCGCAACGAATGGTATAATCCAAAGCACTCCTAACCGAGAGCAACTGTGGGCAGCACAAACTCCCCAAGGTTTTGATGTTAGTTTATTAAAACAGTGTCATGCTGAAGGTGTGCGTCAGGGTTGGGAAGTCACTGACGATGCCGCATTGTTTGAGAGATGTGGCATTGAAGTACGGATCGTCCAAGGAGAAGAAACCAATTTGAAACTGACAACCCCACAGGATTTGGCAATTGCGGAATTCATTCTTAAAACTAGGCTGATTGAGAGATGAAGTAGGTTATAACAATAATTTGGACACGATACTTCGGGTTTAGTGAAAAAGTCTTGACTTGTGCTAGATATTATGGTAGTTTCCCAAACACTTGTTGTTTGTCATTTGTCATTTGTCCTTTGTCCTTTGTCATTTGTAGATGACTAATGAATGCAGCGACGAAAATAGAAGCAATTCTCTATTTAAAAGGTAAGCCCCTGTCTATCAGCGAACTTGCCGAGTATGCCGCCTGCGATCGCGCTACAGTAGAGGAAGGCATAATCGATCTTATTGACGAATATGCCAGACGAGATAGCGCTTTAGAAATCGTAGAAACTCCAGATGGTTATAGCTTGCAACTGCGATCTGATTTTCACGATTTAGTACAAACTCTCATTCCAGTAGAATTGGGAGTAGGGGCATTGCGGACTTTGGCGGCAATTGCCTTAAACAGCCCAATGCTTCAAAGTGACTTGATAAATTTGCGCGGTTCAGGCGCATATCAACAAGTTCAAGAACTGGTTGAACTCGGTTTTGTGAAAAAACGCCGAGACAGCGAGTCGCGATCGTTCTCCTTGCAAGTGACTTCAAAATTTCACCAGTATTTTCAAATTGAGCAACTTCCCCAACCATTCTTTAACGATCAAAAGCAAAGACAACTAGAGCTAGAACTGCAAGCAGAACCTGAAATTAATGGAGTTCTATCCTCAGAATGAATGGTAGTACTCCTGACAGAGGGCTGTCCTTTCTAGTATGGTTTAGAGTAGAATAAGCAACTCAGCTAAAAAATTTGCCAATGGTGTTTGATCCAAACTTTTTGAATGACTACCCTGAGGAACACCCCAGCCAACTTCTGAATGAGGGCTTAGAGGATAATCCCAATAAGTTGCTCAAGTATTTGCAGCATCAGCCGCCTGAAGTTTTAGCACGCGTCGCCCAGTCGGTCAGTCCTGAAATTAAACAAATTATTTCGCAGAACGTCCAAGGGCTCGTTGGGATGTTACCATCCGAAAATTTCAACGTGCAAATCACAACAGACAGGGATAATCTGGCTGGACTTTTGGCATCTGCCATGATGACTGGGTATTTCCTCCGTCAAATGGAACAGAGGATGCAGTTAGATCATTTATCAAATGGTCATTAGTCAGTGACCAGTGACCAGTGACCAGTGACCAGTAACAGTCCCGCTAACGGGGATAAGTACCCAATTGTATTTTCAGAATTTGATTCTTCCCGTTACGGTTAACTTCTATTTCTAGAGTGTCGCCGACAGCACTGGATTCTACCTGTCTCTGTAATTGAGCAGCAGTTTTGACTGATTTACCGCCGATCTTTTGAATCATATCCCCAGGACGGAGTCCCCCCCGTTGTGCCGGAGAGTTTTCTACAACGCCCTTAATCGCCACGCCAAAGTTTTGTTTAATGCTCAAGTTGTACTCTTGATTGAGCTGCTGTTGTTTAGTGGGAGTTAAATCCACCATTTCAATTCCCAAGAAGGGGTGTTGCACGCGTCCTTTGGTGAAAAGTTCATTCGCAATGCGGGCAGCCGTTTCGATAGGAATGGCAAAACCTAATCCTTGTGCATCGGCGCGAATAGCAGTATTTACACCGATGACTTCTCCTTGAGCATTTAGTAAAGGACCACCTGAATTACCTGGGTTAATCGCCGCATCAGTTTGGATGAAGCTCACTCGCTTATCAGGTACACCAACTTGAGCGCTGGTACGCTCTGTGGCGCTAATAATGCCGATGGTAACCGTATTATCTAACCCTAGAGGATTGCCAATTGCGATCGCCCATTGCCCTGGTATTAAATTTTGTGAATGACCTAATGTCACTGTTGGTAGCTCGTTGGCTGAAATTTTGACAACAGCCACATCTGTCACGCCATCAACTCCAATCACCTTACCTTCATAAGTTCGACCGTCCTTGAGAGTCACTTGTACGGTATCTGTGTCTGCTACTACATGAGCATTTGTGAGAATTCGTCCGTTTTTGCTCAAAATAAATCCAGACCCCGTACCCCGTTCTATTCGCTGGCTGGGGAATGGTTGTTCTTCCTCTCCAAAAAATCGCCGCAGGAGAGGATTTTTTAAGGCGTTTGAGATGGGATTGGCTACTTTGCGGGTTGCATTAATTCGCACCACTGCGGGTCCCGTTCTTTGAACAGCAGATGCAATAAAATTCACGTTATCACCATTCGGAACCCCAACTTGCCCTCCAACGGGATTTGAAACTGCGGTTTCTGAGGGCATAGAAACTGTTACATTTCTTAACTCACGAAATAAGCGATTTTGTGACGGGAGGTATAGACTACCTAGTAAGCCTGCACAGCCGCCAATACATAGTAGGGATAAATAAAGAGTCAGTTGCTTTAAGGATAATTTCATAAATGATTAGGGAATAGGGAATAGGGAATAGGGAATGGGGAATGGTTGTGGGCAAATGACAAATGACAAACAACAACCTTTCATCCACTTTTGCCGTCTAAAATCTAGAATTGAGTCCCTCCTTTATATACATGACTTTTCCTTATCGTCTACTGTTTCTCAGTACAATAATCGCTAATATTTTTGGGGTAGTGTATACGTATTCAAACTCCTCCGCCGCACAAACACCTGGGACAGGTTGCCAAACCCCAGCATTAGAACGCTTTAGACGTCACCCTGTGGCTGCAGGTGAAACTTTGGCAAGTATAGCTCAACGCTACAATCTCACCCCAACAACTATTATTGCCATGAATCCAGCCTTGCAAAACAGCAAGTTGACTGTTGGAAGTGAAATTCAAATTCCTCCCTATAACGGAATTGTAGTTGAAGTCCCTCGCGGACAAACTTGGCGACAAATCGCAGCAAGGTATAAGATTCGTCCGGATGCGCTTTTTGAAGTGAATGGTTGTCAGAAAAATCCTAGAGTTGTGTTTGTCCCGTCTAGGCGATCGCCCGGTTCTGTCATAACGGATACTCCAAATTCCCCTCTAACTCCGATTAAATTAGTCGGTTACCCACTACCAGAAACTACAAAAGTGTTAGTCTCTTATGGTTGGCAAACGAATCCTACCAACGGTGAAGTGTTTTTTCACAGTGGTATAGATTTGTTAGCAGAAAAAGGAACTCCCGTACAAGCCATTGGTGATGGGACTGTTGCTTTTGCCAAAGAACAAGGTACTTATGGTAATTTGGTTATTATTAATCACGGTGGTGGTTTGCAAAGCCGCTATGCCCATCTTGAGAGCATCAAGGTTTCTGCAGGTCAACCCGTGAAAAAAGGAGATTTAGTGGGGACTGTAGGTACAACCGGAACACCTACAATTAACCAATCCCACCTTCATTTTGAAGTGCGTTCCAGTTCTTCCTTGGGTTGGACTGCTCAAGATCCACGTGGGTATTTACAAAGGTAATACGATTTTGGATTGCCTCTCATTATTTATGCTCTATTTTCTATGAGACTTCCATATAAAAAAGTCTCCAACAATCTCTTGTGGTACGGGCGTCTCGCCCGCCCTCGCTTGCTGACGGGCGAGACGCCCGTACCACAAGATGGAATAATTTATTTCTTGGAAATTCGGTTCTTCCGTTTCACCAGCTGAAGTACAACCAGGTAGCTCTGGACACCAAGCAGCCCAATCGCTTGTTTCTGGATCTTGTTCAAGAATGACTCGCCATTTGATCTCAAAAACCTCTGAGTGGTGGAACAAAATCCCCGACTTCACAGAAGTTGTCGGGAATCTTATCAAATTAAAAAATAGCATCAGTTGATTTAATCAGATACATACCAGCAGCAGCAAATCGTTCAAATGCTGCGTCGGCGGCTTCTGTATAATCTACTACATTAGGAACAACAACAGGGGAAGTACAATCTTCTAGCAAATAAACTTTTTTCGCTAAATTAGGATCTATCTGCTGGATTTCTGTTAATAAATCCGCAATTGTCCAAGCAACACAATGACTTTTAGCTTGTCCGGCAATAATCACAGCATCAAATTTTAACAATTGCTGAACTAAACGAGTATTTTTTTGAGCAATGGGACGTTTATCAAAACTGTCTAAAACTTCTGGGCTTAAGACCGAATAATTTTCTGTTAAAGGATTATTACCTTTTAGTTCAAACTGAGTTTGACTGTTACGAGCAATACAGTGGAAAAAGATTGCTTCTTCTACAGCAGAAACTAAAGCATGACCGATACCACCTAACATGGAGTGATAAGACCAAACTGTCAGTGGATATTTACCACCTTGGCTTAACTGTTGAACGTAGTGGTAGGCGTGTTTTTCAAGAAATTCATATTCGTATCCAAGGCTGTAAGCAACTCCAGGGTTGACTTTCCAAACTCCTTTTTCTATATCCACTGGAGTGATATTAGTAGCAGTGGGAATGGGATGTTCTCCTGCTTGATTAACCCAGAAAATAGGATGGAAAATTTGCATTGCTGTGTGAGTATCCATTGTAGGTGCAATTGTGGTGATCGCACTTAAGTTGCGATAAATAAACTCACACAAACGGATATTATCATCAATAGCTCCTTTACCAGATTTGCCACCTACAAATAATTCAAACTCAGGAAGGCAAAATGTATTTTGTACATCTATTAAGAGTAGGCAAATTCGAGTTGTGTCTTCATAAATTGGTTGGATATTATGTTTTTTTGCCCAATCTCTTGCTTCTTCCGCACGTTGTTGGTAGGGGACTCGCCAGACTTCACCAACTTTTTGGGGGTTAAAGTGAGGGGGAATTGGTAGTTGGGTTGATATTGAGGTGTTCATGATTCAATCGGAAATTTTACCCAGCAAGGTTTTAAAAAGCTAGCAATCTCTCGTTGTAATACTATGCAACTTTGATGGGTTCATAATGTAAAACCATCAAATGTTCAGCTTTTAGAGTTAGCATTGCGTAGGTACGTCCTGAGTTATCACTAAATTCCACCTCAAAAACATTCGGTGCTAACAATTCCACTACAGTACCTACTTGACCTCGATATACACCTTCTTCAGGTACATCCTTTATTAAAGCTACAACATCAAGCATTTTCATCTCATTATTCATAGTTCCGTTACCTTTCTAAAGAACATAGCAAGTTGTAAGTCTAGGAAAGTCTTCTTCATGACGTATAATCCAAGCACTGCGAACTACTGCTTGTTTATCTGCTTTAGTAATTGTAAAGTCTATTATGTAAGACTGACCATATTCATTTTGTTTAGTAGGCGTAGCGTCATAGGTTTGGACAGCAACAAGCAAAATATTTTTTAATTCTTCAGAATCTTCAGCAGTCAGATTTAGAGCAGACTCAAAAACATGTGCTTTATGCTTTCCCTGTGAATGTTTAGGACTTAAACAATAATCCTGTAGTTTTTTGAGATCTACAACCGCTCGTTGAGAGTTAAGAATTTTCACGAATTTCGATTGTCATAACTGATTAATATTGTTGATTATGTTGAGGCAAAAATGCAAGCAGTTGCAGTTCGCCATCAATTTCTAGCTTTTTTCTCCAACTTTATGACCAAATTTGCCCCTCCTGTGGCAATCTGAGAAGCAGAGTCTTTTGAAATTTGATATTCCCGCTACAAAAATCCCTTCTATTAAGTTATGCAAACTCTGCCAATACTTACAGATTCCAACACACTCAACAGTCAACCAACCTTTGACACCACGATCAAACGGCGCAAAACCCGTCCTGTAAAAGTTGGCAATGTCACCATTGGAGGTGGCTACCCAGTTGTCGTGCAGTCAATGATTAACGAAGATACCTTAGATATAGATGGTTCTGTGGCAGCAATTCGTCGCCTGCATGAAATTGGCTGTGAAATCGTGCGCGTTACCGTCCCTAGTATGGCTCATGCTAAAGCGCTAGCTGATATTAAACAAAAGTTAATCAAAACATACCAAGATGTACCGATAATCGCTGACGTACATCACAATGGGATGAAGATTGCCTTGGAAGTTGCCCAACATATAGAGAAGGTACGGATTAATCCAGGGTTGTATGTTTTTGAAAAGCCAAACCCCAAGAGAACTGAGTACACTCCCACAGAATTTGACGAAATTGGCGAAAAAATTCGTGAAACTCTAGCACCACTGGTGATTTCTCTACGAGATCAAGGCAAAGCCATGCGAATTGGGGTAAATCATGGTTCTTTGGCTGAAAGGATGCTGTTTACCTATGGCGATACTCCAGAAGGTATGGTGCAATCAGCCATAGAATTTATTCGCATTTGTGAATCTTTAGACTTTCATCACATAGTCATTTCCATGAAAGCATCACGCGTGCCTGTGATGGTAGCAGCTTATCGCCTCATGGCAAAGCGGATGGATGAACTAGATATGGATTATCCCCTCCATTTAGGTGTAACGGAAGCAGGGGATGGAGAATACGGGCGCATCAAATCTACAGCTGGTATTGCGACACTTTTAACTGATGGTATTGGCGATACGATTCGCGTATCCTTAACGGAAGCACCAGAAAAAGAAATTCCTGTCTGCTATAGTATTTTACAAGCTTTGGGATTGCGGAAGACAATGGTGGAGTACGTCGCTTGTCCTTCTTGCGGGCGTACATTGTTTAACTTGGAAGAAGTTCTCCATCAAGTGCGGGAAGCAACCAAACATCTAACCGGGTTAGACATAGCCGTTATGGGCTGTATTGTCAATGGCCCTGGAGAAATGGCTGATGCTGACTATGGTTATGTGGGTAAAACACCTGGTTATATTTCTCTCTATAGAGGGAGAGAAGAAATCAAAAAAGTTCCTGAAGATAAAGGAGTAGAAGAATTGATTGACTTAATTAAGGCTGATGGACGCTGGGTAGATCCTTAAAGTTTTCAACAAGTTTTGTACCGGCGACAGCCTCGGTCGCCGGATTGCAAAGGATTTTTCTGAAATAAGCAATTATGTTCACTCTGTACAGAGGAACCCTGTGTTAGATTGAGCATACTGAAATATACAAAATTTTCCGTCTGGCGCAGCTGTCATTATGGTGATTACAAGAAGTGGGCTTGTTTTGGGAGCTACGGCGGTGACATTAGCTACAATTGCAGTCACTAGCCTCGGCATTCACTCGCAGGGACAGGCTTTATTTAAAGAAAGTCCAAAGGAATTAGTAGATGAAGTTTGGCAAATCATTCAACGCCAATATGTAGACGGTACTTTCAATCAGGTAGATTGGCAGGCTGTTCGTAAGGAGTACTTAAACAAGTCATATACCAATAAGCAAGAAGCTTACAAGTCCATCCGGGAAATGCTGAAAAGGCTGGATGACCCGTATACCCGGTTTATGGACCCAGAGGAATTCAAAAATATGCAGGTGGATACTTCTGGAGAACTGACAGGTATTGGTATCCAAATTGGTATGGATGAAAAAACCAAAAAACTGACTGTCATTGCTCCAATCGAAGATACGCCAGCAGCTAAAGCGGGGATCTTGGCAAAAGATATCATTACCAAAATAAACGGAAAAAGCACAGAAGGTATGGATACTAACGAAGCAGTATCCTTGATCCGAGGTGAACCAGGAACAGCAGTTAGCTTGACAGTTCTCCGCAACAATCAGTCAAAAGATTTTAAAATTACACGGGCAAAAATTGAAATTCATCCCGTAGAAGCGACTACAAAACAAACTCGGGTAGGTAATGTTGGTTACATCCGGCTGAAGCAGTTCAGCGCCAACGCCTCTAAGGAAATGCAACTGGCAATTAGGACTTTAGAAAACAAACAAGTTGCTGGGTATATTCTAGATTTACGAAATAATCCTGGTGGATTGCTTTTCTCAAGTGTAGAAATTGCTCGAATGTGGTTGAATAACGGTACAATCGTCTCCACTAAGGATCGCTATGCAGAAGTAGAACGAGAAACCGCTAATGGACGTGCTTTAACTACCAAACCATTGGTGATTTTGGTAGACAAAGGTTCAGCCAGTGCTAGTGAAATTCTTTCAGGCGCTTTACAAGATAACAAGCGTGCTGTACTAGTTGGTAGTCAAACCTTTGGTAAAGGCTTGGTACAATCTGTTCGTCCTCTGGATGATGGTTCGGGAATCGCTGTCACAATCGCTAAGTATTTTACCCCCAGTGGTAAGGATATTAATAAATCGGGTATTCACCCAGATGTGGTTGTAGATTTAAATGATAAACAACGACAGGATTTGTGGCTTG
This genomic interval from Scytonema hofmannii PCC 7110 contains the following:
- a CDS encoding DUF760 domain-containing protein, coding for MVFDPNFLNDYPEEHPSQLLNEGLEDNPNKLLKYLQHQPPEVLARVAQSVSPEIKQIISQNVQGLVGMLPSENFNVQITTDRDNLAGLLASAMMTGYFLRQMEQRMQLDHLSNGH
- a CDS encoding isochorismatase, yielding MNTSISTQLPIPPHFNPQKVGEVWRVPYQQRAEEARDWAKKHNIQPIYEDTTRICLLLIDVQNTFCLPEFELFVGGKSGKGAIDDNIRLCEFIYRNLSAITTIAPTMDTHTAMQIFHPIFWVNQAGEHPIPTATNITPVDIEKGVWKVNPGVAYSLGYEYEFLEKHAYHYVQQLSQGGKYPLTVWSYHSMLGGIGHALVSAVEEAIFFHCIARNSQTQFELKGNNPLTENYSVLSPEVLDSFDKRPIAQKNTRLVQQLLKFDAVIIAGQAKSHCVAWTIADLLTEIQQIDPNLAKKVYLLEDCTSPVVVPNVVDYTEAADAAFERFAAAGMYLIKSTDAIF
- the ispG gene encoding (E)-4-hydroxy-3-methylbut-2-enyl-diphosphate synthase, which gives rise to MQTLPILTDSNTLNSQPTFDTTIKRRKTRPVKVGNVTIGGGYPVVVQSMINEDTLDIDGSVAAIRRLHEIGCEIVRVTVPSMAHAKALADIKQKLIKTYQDVPIIADVHHNGMKIALEVAQHIEKVRINPGLYVFEKPNPKRTEYTPTEFDEIGEKIRETLAPLVISLRDQGKAMRIGVNHGSLAERMLFTYGDTPEGMVQSAIEFIRICESLDFHHIVISMKASRVPVMVAAYRLMAKRMDELDMDYPLHLGVTEAGDGEYGRIKSTAGIATLLTDGIGDTIRVSLTEAPEKEIPVCYSILQALGLRKTMVEYVACPSCGRTLFNLEEVLHQVREATKHLTGLDIAVMGCIVNGPGEMADADYGYVGKTPGYISLYRGREEIKKVPEDKGVEELIDLIKADGRWVDP
- a CDS encoding DUF4926 domain-containing protein, yielding MNNEMKMLDVVALIKDVPEEGVYRGQVGTVVELLAPNVFEVEFSDNSGRTYAMLTLKAEHLMVLHYEPIKVA
- a CDS encoding DUF6883 domain-containing protein → MKILNSQRAVVDLKKLQDYCLSPKHSQGKHKAHVFESALNLTAEDSEELKNILLVAVQTYDATPTKQNEYGQSYIIDFTITKADKQAVVRSAWIIRHEEDFPRLTTCYVL
- a CDS encoding type II toxin-antitoxin system HicB family antitoxin translates to MLFFNLIRFPTTSVKSGILFHHSEVFEIKWRVILEQDPETSDWAAWCPELPGCTSAGETEEPNFQEINYSILWYGRLARQQARAGETPVPQEIVGDFFIWKSHRK
- a CDS encoding HhoA/HhoB/HtrA family serine endopeptidase, encoding MKLSLKQLTLYLSLLCIGGCAGLLGSLYLPSQNRLFRELRNVTVSMPSETAVSNPVGGQVGVPNGDNVNFIASAVQRTGPAVVRINATRKVANPISNALKNPLLRRFFGEEEQPFPSQRIERGTGSGFILSKNGRILTNAHVVADTDTVQVTLKDGRTYEGKVIGVDGVTDVAVVKISANELPTVTLGHSQNLIPGQWAIAIGNPLGLDNTVTIGIISATERTSAQVGVPDKRVSFIQTDAAINPGNSGGPLLNAQGEVIGVNTAIRADAQGLGFAIPIETAARIANELFTKGRVQHPFLGIEMVDLTPTKQQQLNQEYNLSIKQNFGVAIKGVVENSPAQRGGLRPGDMIQKIGGKSVKTAAQLQRQVESSAVGDTLEIEVNRNGKNQILKIQLGTYPR
- the ctpC gene encoding carboxyl-terminal processing protease CtpC, whose amino-acid sequence is MVITRSGLVLGATAVTLATIAVTSLGIHSQGQALFKESPKELVDEVWQIIQRQYVDGTFNQVDWQAVRKEYLNKSYTNKQEAYKSIREMLKRLDDPYTRFMDPEEFKNMQVDTSGELTGIGIQIGMDEKTKKLTVIAPIEDTPAAKAGILAKDIITKINGKSTEGMDTNEAVSLIRGEPGTAVSLTVLRNNQSKDFKITRAKIEIHPVEATTKQTRVGNVGYIRLKQFSANASKEMQLAIRTLENKQVAGYILDLRNNPGGLLFSSVEIARMWLNNGTIVSTKDRYAEVERETANGRALTTKPLVILVDKGSASASEILSGALQDNKRAVLVGSQTFGKGLVQSVRPLDDGSGIAVTIAKYFTPSGKDINKSGIHPDVVVDLNDKQRQDLWLGEREKVGTLQDPQFAKAVEVLGKEIAQKGNPRAGT
- a CDS encoding LysM peptidoglycan-binding domain-containing M23 family metallopeptidase is translated as MTFPYRLLFLSTIIANIFGVVYTYSNSSAAQTPGTGCQTPALERFRRHPVAAGETLASIAQRYNLTPTTIIAMNPALQNSKLTVGSEIQIPPYNGIVVEVPRGQTWRQIAARYKIRPDALFEVNGCQKNPRVVFVPSRRSPGSVITDTPNSPLTPIKLVGYPLPETTKVLVSYGWQTNPTNGEVFFHSGIDLLAEKGTPVQAIGDGTVAFAKEQGTYGNLVIINHGGGLQSRYAHLESIKVSAGQPVKKGDLVGTVGTTGTPTINQSHLHFEVRSSSSLGWTAQDPRGYLQR
- the scpB gene encoding SMC-Scp complex subunit ScpB, with the protein product MNAATKIEAILYLKGKPLSISELAEYAACDRATVEEGIIDLIDEYARRDSALEIVETPDGYSLQLRSDFHDLVQTLIPVELGVGALRTLAAIALNSPMLQSDLINLRGSGAYQQVQELVELGFVKKRRDSESRSFSLQVTSKFHQYFQIEQLPQPFFNDQKQRQLELELQAEPEINGVLSSE
- the ispD gene encoding 2-C-methyl-D-erythritol 4-phosphate cytidylyltransferase, with the protein product MHLLIPSAGSGKRMGSNRNKLLLMVQSRPIIAWTLLAAEAANQIEWMGIISQPNDWQDFKRIIASLDLTKPVELIQGGSTRQESVHNGLLALPRSAKQVLIHDGARCLVTPDLLNRCAEAIRHCPGLIAAIPVKDTIKVVATNGIIQSTPNREQLWAAQTPQGFDVSLLKQCHAEGVRQGWEVTDDAALFERCGIEVRIVQGEETNLKLTTPQDLAIAEFILKTRLIER